The window ACCTTTTACGTAGAAGAAAGCGAAGCTTGGTATTTTGATGGCCATGACTTGCATGTTGGCTTTAATACCACACTACATGAACCAACGTTTGAATACCAATAAGGAAATAGGATTTTACCTATTTCCTTTTTAAAAATTTATTAATTTGATCCCATTGATTTTCTATTTCCAATATTTCTAATTGCTTTTCCCCTATCAAATCAAAATGTGGAAACTGCTCACGGTTATGAATCCATTCACTCTTCAATCCGTACTTCTCTCCCCACTTTACTAAGTGCTCTATATCACAACAGCCCACTTTTGTTACAGTATGTATATGCGGAAACTTCGGATGAACCCAATAATGAGTAATAAAAGCAATATCGCCATTTTCCACTTTTCTCTTCCAGCTCATTAACTCAGCTCTTTTAATTCCAAAAGCCATCTTATTCTCCTTGCTTTTTCGCCTTTTCGTATGCCTCATGCCACTCGGGATAAACTTTTTTAAACTTAATTGGCCTGAACGTTTCTTTATTCACACAAACATGTGATGATGTTGCTATAATAGCTACTTCACCAGATGGTGTAAGAACTTCGTATCCGTATACAGAGCGAAAGCCATCATATTTTTCAATCCAAGTGCCAATCGTTGCAACTTCTCCGTATTTTAACGGCTTTTTATAAGAAACCTGAATATCAATCACCGGTGAAATGATACCATCTATCTCCATTTGAGCATAGGAAAAGCCTAAATCTTTTATTAATTGTGTTCTTCCAAGTTCCATCCAAACTAAATAATTTGCATGGTATACTACACCCATTTGATCTGTTTCGGCATAGCGGACTTCTATCTCTTTCGTAGAAACTAACATGTATACTCCCCCAATTAACTTACTATTTCAACATCATACCATAGAGCATTTTCTCCCTAAAGTATTTTGCCTGGAAAAGAGACTGCGACATAACTAAAAATTTATCTTTAATGCCGAACTATTAGTGTCAGGATTTTATACCGCAGATGATTGGAGTGCAAACCTTCGCTTTCCGCGGGCGGTAAAAAGGAAGGTTATTTTAACTGCCTTGAAAAAACCTACTCCTCGGCGCAAGCGCCAGTGGGGTCTCACTTAACTCGCTCTCCCGCAGGACAAGGAAGGCTACGGAGCGATACATCCTTCGTAAGGAAATGCGTTAGCATTTTCGAGGAGTCTTCGGTTTGCACTCCAATCATCTGCTAGAAAGGTGTAAAAAAATCCGAGTTATCCCTATAAATTAGGGATAATGTTCGGATTTTTCTTAGTTCAATATAGCTTTGTCATAGCCTCTTTAAGTAAATTATTGATAACCGTTTTCTCTAGCTGCTGCTTCGTCTTTAATTTCACTTCGCATTGCTTGAATGCTTTCCTCACGACGAGCATTTTTCGCCTCAATTCTTGCTCTTTCTTCACCATCTGCAAACTGCATTGTTTCATGCGCTTGCTCGATGTTTTCTATTGTATTTTGCACCATATCTTGTAATTTTTCTACATTATCACTACGATCGTCTGGTTTCGCTTGGTGATGTTTATGTGTCATGACTATTCCTCCTAAATAGTAATACCGGTACGTTACTATTTTGTACAATAATTTTAGCTTTCATTTCTTGAAAAACTTGGGTACTACTGAATTATTTCAACACAAACAAAAACTGATGAAATCCAGTTTTTGTTCACCAGTTTTACTCACCTTTAGTTTGTATTACTTGTGCATGTTGACCGGATTTGTCTTGCATTTGTTTTCCTTTGTTACCTCCAGCAGAGTGTGACTGAGTACCAATATGGTTCGGTTTGAAAGGTTGACTATGTTTTTTTGGATTACTCATTAAAAATCCCCTCCTACTTGTACTATTTGTAAAGTAGAAGGGATTCATACAAACCAAATATAGGATAAGCTTATTCCGCTTTATTTAACATTTTTTCTTCTAGTCTGTCTTCAATACGTTTTAAAGCCTCTTCGTCCTTTAATAGTTCTTGTTTATTCTCAAGGACAAGTTCTTCAAAAGATCTTTTTCTCATTCTTCTCATTATTATCACCTTCTTAATAGTTATTATAATAGTTATAATGTCCAAAAAACTTTAAAATTATGATAACTTTCTGACAAATTAATGAGAATTAGGTTAAATTATTAAAATTATATGAAAATTTGTTTTTTTATTCGGGACTTCTTTCCTCTTATGGATAGTTTTACATATGCTATTGATACTTTTTATTGTTTCTATGGGTACTTTTAGTCGTTCTATAGGTACTTTTTCCCTGTCTATCAATACTTTTCAATTCTATCGGTACTTTTTTTCACCTTATGGATAGTTTTACATCCGCTATCTGTACTTATTAATGTTTCTATGGGTACTTTTTTCGGCTCGCTGTACATGCAAATTTATACAGTGTTTAACCTATCTCAGAAAATGAAAAAACAACCGAGATGGTTGTTTAGTTCATTCTTTTGATTTGTTGTTCCATTGTTTGGTAGGTCATGGCTCCAATATGTTTGTTTCGGATAATACCTTCTGTGTCAATGAAGTATGTGGTCGGCATGGTTAATACTTGGTAATGTCTCCAAGTTCCTTTTTCGTCTAAAAGAATCGGAAAGGTGAAGCCACCTTCATCTACGAATTCGTTAACCTTCGCAATTGTATCTTGTTCTGTTAGATTTACCGCAAGTATTACTACATCATTATCTTTGTTATCTATATGGAAATCTTGCATCTCAGGCATTTCTGCCTTACAAGGTGGGCACCATGTTGCCCAAAAATTTAAAATGACTTTTTTTCCTTCATAGTCCGAGAGCCTAACAACCGTTCCATCTAATAATGGAAGTTCAAAATCCATTGCTTTATCTCCAACAGCAACTCCAACTTCTGCGCTTCGATCACTGCTTAACGTTTGAAAAACTGCAAATCCTGCAAGTCCGACTAAAAACAATATAGCAATTATCTTTTTCAACCTATTCACCCTTTATTAAAATAAATTCATTAAAATATAATACAGACTATAAGTGATACCTATTGTAGGTATCACTATTATACCTATTGTTTTATTATCTAATTTTGATTTATACCTAGCTAAAATATAAAAGAACAGGATACTTACTATACTAGCTAAATACATTCCATTTGTTCCACCAGTGAAATAAATTAACCCTAAAGGATTGGTCCAAATAATGGAAGGTCTAAAAAGAATGATACTAAATTTAAACACTAATATCCATAAAAGCAATGTCGATACTAAATGATCTTCCACTTTTTTTAACACTTCTTTTTGTTTAAAAAGCATTATTGTTATATATAAATATGCAACAAGGATAGCAAAAAGAAGGACAATCATATACTTCTGAATAACAATTGGTCCAATATGTATAGAATCCATTAACATTACCTCAAACTTTTATTTATATATTGTAATTAAAACATATCCAACATCTAAATCCCAGCTTTTTGCCTGTGTCTATTTTTTAACAAAAAGGCTGTGTTAAAGTTCGCTGTTGATTTCCGTGCAAGGCTTCGCTTTCCGCGGGCGGTAAAAAGGAAGGTTATTTTCAACTGTCGTGAAAAAACCTACTCCTTGGCGCAAGAGCTATGGGGTCTCCCGCTCCACGCTTCTCCCGCAGGAGTCTCAGCCTTGCACGCAAATCAACAGGTAAAATAGTATTTAGTTTTCAATACTAATTTTTAACATAGCTAACAAAAAAAAAGCAAGCTAACTTTTTTAAGAAAGGTTAGCTTGCTTTATATGAATATTACGCTTTTAGTTTGTCACGTAATACCATTTGTAAAATACCACCATGACGGTAGTAGTCGATTTCTACTTCACTATCGAAACGAACAAGTGCTTCGAATTCTTTTTTGTTGCCTTCTTCATCAGTAGCTACTACTTTGATCATGTCGCGAGGTTTAACGGACTCATCAACGTGTACTTCAAAAGATTCTTTACCTGTTAAGCCTAAGATTTCAGCACTTTCGCCGTCTTTAAACTGTAAAGGAAGAACTCCCATGAGTACTAAGTTACTGCGGTGAATACGCTCAAAGCTTTCTGCGATAACTGTCTTAATACCTAATAGGTTCGTACCTTTAGCAGCCCAGTCACGAGAGCTTCCCATACCATAATCTT is drawn from Bacillus alkalisoli and contains these coding sequences:
- a CDS encoding acyl-CoA thioesterase; translation: MLVSTKEIEVRYAETDQMGVVYHANYLVWMELGRTQLIKDLGFSYAQMEIDGIISPVIDIQVSYKKPLKYGEVATIGTWIEKYDGFRSVYGYEVLTPSGEVAIIATSSHVCVNKETFRPIKFKKVYPEWHEAYEKAKKQGE
- the tlp gene encoding small acid-soluble spore protein Tlp, which encodes MTHKHHQAKPDDRSDNVEKLQDMVQNTIENIEQAHETMQFADGEERARIEAKNARREESIQAMRSEIKDEAAARENGYQ
- a CDS encoding acid-soluble spore protein N, whose translation is MSNPKKHSQPFKPNHIGTQSHSAGGNKGKQMQDKSGQHAQVIQTKGE
- a CDS encoding FbpB family small basic protein, which produces MRRMRKRSFEELVLENKQELLKDEEALKRIEDRLEEKMLNKAE
- a CDS encoding TlpA disulfide reductase family protein, which codes for MNRLKKIIAILFLVGLAGFAVFQTLSSDRSAEVGVAVGDKAMDFELPLLDGTVVRLSDYEGKKVILNFWATWCPPCKAEMPEMQDFHIDNKDNDVVILAVNLTEQDTIAKVNEFVDEGGFTFPILLDEKGTWRHYQVLTMPTTYFIDTEGIIRNKHIGAMTYQTMEQQIKRMN